One region of Pseudomonas alvandae genomic DNA includes:
- a CDS encoding ATP-binding response regulator — protein MEKNSELDQATLRLTVSACALLYIVVLVGLDPDAATRYAPIIIYIVTFIFASVFLRMAIKRWPGHFFWRRLFAMLHDYTGIAFAMVLGGEGALPIYAALLWVTLGNGMRFGSRYLALATVIALSTLMLIFWLNPFWHTQPYMFLMLIVTTIVVPAYAHILLKRTRIASEEAIAANQEKSRFLAQASHDLRQPIHSIGLFTACLRDARLGLEELRLVDNIDRSLHTVSQLFRSILDIYTLDHGKWVPQADTVHLGALLQDVVKQNTEAARWAGVELRLRACPYWVNVNPGMLTTMVQNLLSNALKYAPGQPVLIGVRRQGKGLAVVIYDKGRGIASEHLPEVFKEFYRVRHVRDKDVEGLGLGLSIVKRISQLLNVDIHIRSTVGQGTKVAISGLEQAAPRASAPRVSGARDRLNGLRVCLVEDDANVLMATSALLEKWGCDVQGHSDGEGLSSDCDIVIADFDLGTKVSGAECIAAIRAQRGWEVPALVITGHDIERIRQSLQNMNVSVLAKPVRPPELRAVLLEQLKAMDRQGEAPAKASSEPD, from the coding sequence ATGGAGAAGAACAGTGAACTTGACCAGGCCACCCTGCGCCTGACCGTCAGCGCCTGCGCGCTGTTGTATATCGTCGTGCTGGTCGGCCTCGATCCGGATGCCGCCACGCGTTACGCCCCCATCATCATCTACATCGTCACGTTCATCTTCGCCTCGGTGTTCCTGCGCATGGCAATCAAGCGCTGGCCAGGGCATTTCTTCTGGCGGCGTCTCTTTGCCATGTTGCATGACTACACCGGTATTGCGTTCGCCATGGTGTTGGGGGGCGAAGGCGCGTTGCCGATCTATGCAGCGCTGCTCTGGGTCACCCTGGGCAATGGCATGCGCTTCGGCTCGCGCTACCTGGCCTTGGCAACGGTCATTGCACTGTCGACCCTGATGCTGATTTTCTGGCTCAACCCCTTTTGGCACACGCAGCCCTACATGTTCCTGATGTTGATCGTCACGACCATCGTGGTGCCGGCCTATGCGCACATCCTGCTCAAACGCACACGCATCGCCTCCGAAGAGGCGATTGCCGCCAACCAGGAGAAATCGCGATTCCTGGCACAGGCGAGCCATGACTTGCGCCAGCCGATCCATTCCATTGGCCTGTTCACCGCGTGCCTGAGGGACGCCAGGCTGGGCCTGGAGGAGCTGCGGCTGGTGGACAACATCGACCGCTCGCTGCACACCGTGTCGCAACTGTTCCGCTCGATCCTCGACATCTACACCCTGGATCACGGCAAGTGGGTACCGCAGGCTGACACCGTCCACTTGGGCGCCTTGCTGCAAGACGTCGTCAAGCAGAACACCGAGGCCGCGCGCTGGGCCGGCGTCGAGCTACGCCTGCGCGCCTGTCCCTATTGGGTCAACGTCAATCCCGGAATGCTGACCACCATGGTCCAGAACCTGTTGTCCAACGCCCTCAAATATGCGCCAGGGCAACCGGTATTGATCGGCGTGCGGCGCCAGGGCAAGGGCCTGGCCGTGGTGATCTACGACAAGGGACGCGGCATCGCCAGCGAGCATCTTCCCGAGGTATTCAAGGAGTTTTATCGCGTGCGCCATGTCCGCGATAAAGACGTCGAGGGGCTTGGCCTCGGCCTGTCCATCGTCAAGCGCATCAGCCAGTTGCTCAATGTCGACATCCACATCCGTTCGACAGTCGGCCAAGGTACCAAGGTGGCGATCAGCGGCCTGGAGCAAGCGGCACCCCGGGCCTCGGCGCCCAGGGTCTCCGGTGCCCGTGACCGCTTGAACGGATTACGGGTGTGCCTGGTGGAAGACGACGCCAACGTCCTGATGGCGACGTCCGCGCTGCTCGAGAAGTGGGGTTGCGACGTGCAAGGTCACAGCGACGGCGAAGGCTTGTCCAGCGACTGCGACATCGTGATCGCCGACTTTGACCTGGGCACCAAGGTCTCCGGTGCCGAGTGCATCGCCGCGATACGCGCCCAACGCGGCTGGGAAGTCCCGGCGCTGGTGATCACCGGACACGACATCGAGCGGATCCGCCAGTCCCTGCAAAACATGAATGTCTCGGTGCTGGCCAAACCCGTACGCCCGCCGGAGCTGCGAGCGGTATTGCTTGAGCAGCTCAAGGCCATGGATCGCCAGGGCGAGGCTCCAGCCAAGGCGTCCTCGGAACCGGATTGA
- a CDS encoding ABC transporter substrate-binding protein, whose translation MTFTRSLRRLLFSTLFATPLAQAGEPLVLHVGDQNYYNVRASVEASGVLEGAPYRVDWKHFQAAAPLAEALNTGDLDLGFLGDSGFLFLAAKQAPVRLIGVSRQNPDTIALLVPKDSPVKTIADLKGKKIAYWPGAWSQQLTLRALEQAGLPDNHVEFIKLMPIDAAAALPQGSIDAFPVWEPYISQQILFSGARPILTAKNLMPGLSAIAASTPAIDNKREAIADFLGRVKQARAWVDNHTDQYADLWAKKANLDQDVSRHWLRQAHMNVGPVDPQAAADLQSTADFLFKVKALPAPLATAGIIDTSFSQAFSH comes from the coding sequence ATGACGTTCACCCGATCCCTGCGTCGTTTGCTTTTCAGCACATTGTTCGCCACCCCTTTGGCCCAGGCTGGCGAGCCGCTGGTGCTGCACGTCGGCGACCAGAACTATTACAACGTCAGGGCTTCGGTGGAGGCGTCGGGGGTGCTGGAAGGCGCCCCTTATCGCGTCGACTGGAAGCACTTCCAAGCCGCTGCGCCCCTGGCCGAGGCGCTGAATACCGGTGACCTGGACCTGGGTTTCCTCGGCGACTCGGGCTTTCTGTTCCTGGCTGCCAAACAGGCACCGGTGAGGCTGATCGGTGTCTCGCGGCAGAACCCGGACACCATTGCGCTACTGGTGCCCAAGGACTCGCCGGTCAAGACCATCGCCGACCTCAAGGGCAAGAAGATCGCCTATTGGCCCGGCGCCTGGAGCCAGCAACTGACGCTGCGCGCCTTGGAGCAGGCCGGCTTGCCCGACAACCACGTCGAGTTCATCAAGCTGATGCCCATCGATGCGGCCGCCGCCTTGCCCCAGGGCAGCATCGACGCCTTTCCGGTGTGGGAACCCTACATCTCGCAACAGATCCTGTTCTCCGGCGCCCGGCCGATCCTGACGGCGAAGAATCTGATGCCCGGCCTCAGCGCCATTGCCGCCTCGACGCCGGCCATCGACAACAAGCGCGAAGCCATCGCCGACTTCCTCGGTCGCGTGAAGCAGGCCCGCGCCTGGGTCGACAACCACACCGATCAATACGCCGACCTCTGGGCGAAGAAAGCCAATCTGGACCAGGACGTTTCGCGCCATTGGTTGCGCCAGGCTCACATGAATGTCGGTCCGGTAGACCCGCAGGCCGCCGCCGACCTGCAGAGCACGGCGGACTTCCTGTTCAAGGTCAAGGCCCTGCCGGCGCCGTTGGCCACTGCTGGAATTATCGACACGTCTTTCAGCCAAGCCTTCAGTCATTGA
- a CDS encoding aliphatic sulfonate ABC transporter substrate-binding protein, with translation MKLALRFSLAHARQLISACALALAVPSMVQAAESPPAEVHLDYAYYSPVSLVLKHFGYLEKALPQTKVSWVLSQGSNRSLEYLNSGGVDFASSASLAAVLSRANGSPIKSVYVYSRAEWTALVVRKDSPYQTIADLKGKKIAATKGTDPYLFTLRSLQQAGLKKDDVELVHLQHPDGRTALEKGDVDAWAGLDPHMAASEVQAGSRLLYRNPAFNSYGVVSVTEKYAQEHPQTIDTVIAAYEQARTWSLEHPQELAKLLADESGLPLEVAKLQLSRTDLGSPQLSAKDVLASKAAAPILVSEELVRRGVNVDQVIDQLLDTGRQQAVARQ, from the coding sequence ATGAAACTCGCCCTCCGTTTCTCCCTGGCCCACGCTAGACAGCTGATCAGCGCCTGCGCCCTGGCGCTGGCCGTGCCGTCCATGGTCCAGGCCGCCGAAAGTCCTCCGGCCGAAGTGCACCTGGACTACGCCTATTACTCGCCGGTCAGCCTGGTGCTCAAGCACTTCGGTTACCTGGAAAAAGCCCTGCCCCAGACCAAGGTGAGCTGGGTCTTGAGCCAGGGCAGCAATCGTTCGCTGGAATACCTCAACAGCGGCGGCGTCGACTTCGCATCGTCCGCCAGTCTCGCCGCGGTGTTGAGCCGAGCCAATGGCAGCCCGATCAAGTCGGTGTATGTCTACAGCCGCGCCGAATGGACAGCGCTGGTGGTGCGCAAGGATTCGCCCTACCAGACGATCGCCGACCTCAAGGGCAAGAAGATCGCCGCCACCAAGGGCACCGATCCCTACCTGTTCACCCTGCGCAGCCTGCAACAAGCCGGGCTGAAGAAAGACGATGTGGAACTGGTGCACCTGCAGCACCCGGACGGGCGCACCGCGCTGGAAAAAGGTGACGTCGACGCCTGGGCCGGTCTCGATCCGCACATGGCCGCCAGCGAAGTCCAGGCCGGATCGCGCCTGCTGTATCGCAACCCCGCTTTCAACAGCTACGGCGTGGTCAGCGTCACGGAGAAATACGCCCAAGAGCATCCGCAGACCATCGACACCGTGATCGCCGCCTACGAACAGGCCCGGACGTGGTCGCTGGAGCATCCGCAAGAACTGGCCAAACTGCTGGCCGACGAATCCGGGCTGCCGCTGGAGGTTGCCAAGCTGCAACTGTCACGCACCGACCTGGGCAGCCCGCAACTGAGTGCCAAGGATGTGCTGGCTTCCAAGGCGGCCGCGCCGATCCTGGTCTCCGAGGAATTGGTACGGCGCGGGGTGAACGTCGACCAGGTGATCGATCAACTGCTCGACACCGGCCGCCAGCAAGCCGTCGCCCGTCAATAA
- a CDS encoding ABC transporter permease, with protein sequence MSSNSKDLSNPHLALSPADRTPLFESDRWRLRLKGLALPVLIIVLLEIIVRIGWLPAYQMPAPSEIALTLGELAEGALWKHISASLLRVLLGFAIGASLALVFAAWVGLSREAEAYLEPTFAGLRSIPSLAWVPLLLLWLGIDETSKVVLIAIGAFFPVYLNGVAAIRNIDRKLVEVGHMYGFSRRRLVRRILLPAALPGLFTGLRSGMSLAWMFLVAAELIAATKGLGYLLSDGRETSRPDIVLAAIIVLAVLGKLSDGLLAGLEKRFLAWRDTFNGTED encoded by the coding sequence ATGAGCAGCAATAGCAAAGACCTCTCCAACCCACACCTGGCCCTGTCCCCAGCGGACAGAACGCCGCTGTTCGAATCCGACCGCTGGCGACTGCGCCTCAAGGGATTGGCCCTGCCGGTGCTGATCATCGTGTTGCTGGAGATCATCGTGCGCATCGGTTGGCTGCCCGCCTACCAGATGCCGGCCCCCAGCGAGATCGCCCTGACCCTTGGCGAACTGGCCGAAGGCGCCCTGTGGAAGCACATCAGCGCCAGCCTGCTGCGCGTGCTACTGGGCTTTGCCATCGGTGCCAGCCTGGCGTTGGTCTTCGCCGCCTGGGTTGGCCTGAGTCGGGAAGCCGAAGCCTACCTGGAACCGACCTTCGCGGGCCTGCGCTCGATCCCCAGCCTGGCCTGGGTGCCGTTACTCCTGCTGTGGCTGGGCATCGACGAAACCTCCAAAGTGGTGCTGATCGCCATCGGCGCGTTCTTTCCGGTGTACCTCAATGGCGTGGCGGCGATTCGCAACATCGACCGCAAGCTGGTGGAAGTCGGCCACATGTATGGTTTCAGCCGTCGCCGCCTGGTGCGGCGGATTCTCCTGCCTGCCGCCCTGCCCGGCCTGTTCACCGGGTTGCGCAGCGGCATGAGCCTGGCCTGGATGTTCCTCGTGGCCGCCGAACTGATCGCCGCGACCAAAGGCCTGGGCTATCTGCTCAGCGATGGTCGCGAAACCTCGCGCCCGGACATCGTGCTGGCGGCGATCATCGTGCTCGCCGTGCTGGGAAAGCTCAGCGACGGCCTCCTCGCCGGCCTGGAGAAACGCTTCCTGGCCTGGCGCGACACTTTCAACGGCACCGAGGACTGA
- a CDS encoding ABC transporter ATP-binding protein gives MPQALLDIHVARKSFATTTVLNDIHLQLQPRETVSLLGPSGCGKSTLLRIVAGLEKDFEGQLLSHTEQLAFVFQEPRLMPWLTVQQNIGFSDDDRYDKAWVAQLIEEVGLSDFADALPKALSGGMAQRVAIARGLYSRPRVLLLDEPFSAVDAFTRMKLQDLLLQLAERHAIALLLVTHDVDEALYLSDRVLVMDNRPSRIRQELAVQLPHPRDRRDPLLARLKALALTELHRAHVI, from the coding sequence ATGCCCCAAGCCCTGCTGGACATTCACGTGGCGCGCAAGAGCTTCGCGACCACCACCGTGCTCAACGACATCCACCTGCAACTGCAGCCTCGGGAAACCGTGAGCCTGCTGGGCCCCAGCGGCTGCGGCAAAAGCACCTTGCTGCGCATCGTTGCCGGCCTGGAAAAAGACTTCGAAGGGCAACTGCTCAGCCACACCGAACAGTTGGCCTTTGTGTTCCAGGAACCGCGGTTGATGCCCTGGCTGACGGTGCAACAGAACATCGGCTTCAGCGACGATGACCGCTATGACAAAGCCTGGGTCGCGCAGTTGATCGAAGAAGTTGGCCTCAGCGACTTTGCCGACGCCTTGCCCAAGGCGTTGTCCGGTGGCATGGCGCAACGGGTGGCGATTGCCCGCGGCCTGTATTCGCGGCCGCGGGTGCTGCTGCTGGACGAGCCCTTCAGCGCCGTGGACGCTTTCACCCGGATGAAACTGCAAGACCTGTTGCTGCAACTGGCCGAGCGTCACGCTATCGCCCTGCTGCTGGTAACGCACGATGTCGACGAGGCGCTGTACCTGAGCGACCGGGTCCTGGTCATGGACAATCGCCCCAGCCGCATTCGCCAGGAACTGGCGGTGCAACTGCCGCACCCACGCGATCGGCGTGACCCGTTGCTGGCCCGGCTCAAGGCATTGGCGCTGACTGAATTACATCGGGCTCATGTGATTTGA
- a CDS encoding FUSC family protein: MLNLAKQLFVAIPRPWTAVTFPYVMRSIFAAGLALWLGFQLHLESPFSGASTVLLLVQPIQGAVLGKGFHRMLGTLVGLVAAFVLTGLFAQQMLLFIVGIGLWLGLCVGAMTVLRHYPATAAVVAGYTVCLALGPAIVAPEQGFDHIVTRGTAVALGVLSLGLAATLFSPRTMENNIRSALVDICVRSARLLAATLSGEPTSQRATERHVLALDIGKVDDQLGLGRGESSLIRSRQLAIQAGLAHLQSAVLDVSLDDQRAGLAPTLLAQLSIELRQLSERLMDSRVDFLAAADSVGRLRCLVDDRADGDHHTRLLGERLDEQLKDLGEALSNFSSLDHARREQVRAVGYHRDYADAARNGIRALLATLAAGTVWYFTGWDQGPALLAVLGPCCALLATAPAPAQGITSFIRGTLYAILAAALCKFLLLPQINGFPLLLLVLATFWSFGIHGTSQPRHALQSIAYLIGFNTLVSTGETASYDFADFANQAFAWIVAMLVCLLAFQIVPRDPARHVQALKRSLHKDTRLLLRRGGTINHPKWQAKQQGRIVALKRLLGADNPHGCQAGYLSLQLGKELRRLQRKASRIDPKSPIAQCAQTGARRVARYAHHPAIGAVHARRTSSSMSRLGAHALAISYQHLAWLLEQYANTAHPRC; the protein is encoded by the coding sequence ATGCTGAATCTGGCGAAACAGCTTTTCGTGGCGATTCCGCGGCCGTGGACGGCGGTCACTTTTCCCTACGTGATGCGCAGTATTTTCGCAGCGGGTCTGGCGCTGTGGCTCGGCTTCCAACTGCACCTGGAGTCACCGTTCTCCGGCGCATCCACCGTGTTGCTGTTGGTGCAGCCCATCCAAGGAGCGGTTCTCGGCAAGGGCTTTCATCGCATGCTGGGTACGTTGGTCGGCCTGGTGGCGGCGTTCGTGCTGACAGGGCTGTTCGCGCAACAGATGCTGTTGTTCATCGTGGGCATCGGTCTGTGGCTGGGCCTGTGCGTGGGGGCGATGACGGTGTTGCGCCATTACCCGGCCACGGCGGCGGTGGTGGCGGGTTACACGGTGTGCCTGGCGTTGGGACCGGCTATCGTCGCGCCGGAGCAGGGGTTCGATCACATCGTGACCCGTGGCACGGCGGTGGCGCTCGGGGTGCTTAGCTTGGGCCTGGCCGCGACGCTGTTCAGTCCCAGGACGATGGAAAACAACATCCGCAGCGCGCTGGTCGATATCTGTGTCCGCAGTGCCCGGCTGCTCGCAGCGACACTCTCCGGCGAGCCGACCTCACAAAGGGCGACGGAGCGTCACGTGCTGGCCCTGGATATCGGCAAGGTGGACGATCAACTAGGGCTTGGCCGGGGCGAGTCGTCATTGATTCGCTCCCGGCAGTTGGCGATTCAGGCAGGCCTGGCGCATCTGCAATCCGCCGTGCTTGACGTGTCCCTCGACGACCAACGGGCCGGACTCGCTCCGACGTTGCTGGCTCAACTGAGCATCGAGTTGCGACAACTGAGTGAGCGGTTGATGGACAGCCGCGTTGACTTTCTCGCCGCCGCCGATTCGGTGGGACGCCTTCGTTGCCTGGTGGATGACCGTGCTGACGGAGACCACCACACGCGGTTGCTCGGCGAGCGGTTGGATGAGCAACTGAAGGACCTGGGCGAGGCCTTGTCGAACTTCTCCAGCCTCGATCACGCTCGTCGAGAGCAGGTCCGTGCCGTCGGGTATCACCGCGATTACGCTGATGCGGCGCGAAACGGCATCAGGGCGCTGCTTGCCACGTTGGCCGCGGGTACGGTTTGGTATTTTACGGGTTGGGATCAAGGGCCCGCGCTGCTGGCGGTCCTGGGTCCGTGCTGCGCGTTGCTGGCGACGGCCCCCGCGCCTGCCCAAGGCATAACCAGCTTCATACGCGGTACGCTCTACGCCATTCTGGCGGCGGCGCTGTGCAAATTCCTGCTGTTGCCGCAGATCAACGGTTTCCCTCTGTTGTTGCTGGTGCTGGCTACGTTCTGGTCATTCGGAATCCATGGGACGAGCCAACCCCGCCATGCGCTGCAAAGCATCGCTTACCTGATCGGGTTCAACACGTTGGTGAGCACCGGCGAAACCGCGTCCTACGATTTCGCCGATTTCGCGAACCAGGCGTTCGCCTGGATCGTCGCGATGCTGGTCTGCCTCCTGGCCTTCCAGATCGTGCCGAGGGATCCCGCCAGACACGTCCAGGCATTGAAACGTTCACTGCACAAGGACACACGTCTGTTGCTTCGCCGGGGCGGCACGATCAATCACCCCAAATGGCAAGCAAAACAACAGGGACGGATCGTCGCATTGAAGCGTTTGCTTGGCGCTGATAATCCGCACGGCTGCCAGGCGGGTTACTTGTCGCTGCAACTGGGCAAGGAGCTGCGCCGGCTACAGCGCAAAGCGAGCCGGATTGATCCGAAATCCCCCATCGCCCAATGTGCACAAACCGGCGCGCGGCGGGTGGCTCGATATGCCCATCATCCGGCAATCGGTGCCGTTCACGCACGGCGTACCTCCAGCTCGATGAGCAGGCTTGGCGCGCATGCACTGGCGATCTCTTACCAACACTTGGCTTGGCTGCTGGAGCAATACGCGAATACCGCGCATCCCCGTTGCTGA
- a CDS encoding efflux RND transporter periplasmic adaptor subunit — MSVVKLIKPAVTLGLGLLAIMFCLQLWRAYVLAPWTRDGRVSAQVIRIAPEVSGQVVQLLAGDNQWVTKGDLLYRIDARAYRLALQQRAAEFAEARSVFEQRSAQFKRRTRLAEAIAREEIDNAARDLAVAQARLDAARSQLAQARLDLERTTVRSPVDGYVTQLRLQAGDYAEAGNTNLFVVDGHSFWVTGYFEETKLPGVRIGAPVSIKLMGFAPLLEGRVASMGRGIADANELRSDSGLPRVSPTFSWIRLAQRVPVRIELDKVPDGVELAAGMTASVEVTSPDTAARWRLTQWLQAFM; from the coding sequence ATGTCTGTCGTCAAACTAATCAAGCCTGCTGTCACCCTGGGACTTGGCTTGCTGGCCATAATGTTCTGCCTGCAACTCTGGCGGGCGTACGTCTTGGCGCCCTGGACCCGGGACGGGCGGGTGAGCGCGCAGGTCATTCGTATTGCACCGGAGGTGTCCGGCCAGGTGGTGCAGTTGTTGGCCGGCGACAACCAATGGGTGACCAAGGGCGATTTGCTGTATCGCATCGATGCCCGTGCCTACCGATTGGCGTTGCAGCAGCGCGCGGCGGAATTCGCCGAGGCGCGCAGTGTATTCGAGCAGCGCAGTGCGCAGTTCAAGCGGCGGACCCGGCTGGCCGAGGCCATCGCCCGGGAAGAAATAGACAATGCGGCGCGTGACTTGGCCGTGGCCCAGGCGCGCCTGGACGCGGCACGCAGCCAGCTGGCCCAAGCGCGGCTTGACCTGGAGCGCACGACTGTCCGTTCGCCGGTGGACGGCTATGTCACGCAACTTCGGCTGCAGGCCGGTGACTACGCTGAGGCGGGGAATACCAACCTGTTCGTGGTCGACGGGCACAGTTTCTGGGTCACCGGTTATTTTGAAGAGACCAAGCTGCCGGGTGTGCGCATCGGCGCTCCGGTGTCGATCAAGTTGATGGGATTTGCTCCGCTGTTGGAAGGACGTGTGGCGAGCATGGGCAGGGGGATTGCGGACGCCAACGAACTGCGCAGCGACAGCGGTTTGCCCCGGGTGAGCCCCACCTTCAGCTGGATTCGGTTGGCCCAGCGTGTACCGGTGCGCATCGAGTTGGACAAGGTACCGGACGGGGTGGAGTTGGCGGCGGGCATGACCGCAAGCGTCGAAGTGACGTCACCCGACACCGCCGCGCGCTGGCGACTGACCCAATGGCTGCAGGCGTTCATGTGA
- a CDS encoding DUF1656 domain-containing protein translates to MLSEISIANLYFPPLLIYLGVSALVYKLIERLTRRWLDGTWHPALARFFVSLIVVSAIVVNC, encoded by the coding sequence ATGCTCAGTGAAATTTCCATTGCCAACCTCTATTTCCCTCCGTTGTTGATCTACCTGGGCGTATCGGCTCTGGTCTACAAACTCATCGAGCGCCTGACCCGTCGCTGGCTGGACGGGACGTGGCACCCAGCGCTGGCGCGTTTTTTCGTGTCGCTCATTGTCGTCTCGGCGATCGTCGTCAACTGCTGA
- a CDS encoding AraC family transcriptional regulator: MTDIHRLHVDQFEYDNLSQPAVALMLEPQRNDSESATHKHRKGQLVIAYRGGIVCTVEDGVWMVPSGFGVWIPGGVAHNNRVTANGQVCFLFVEPGAASLPERCCTLALSPLILELIRHLSGQGQDYPTDSRPARLANVLLEELELAPTEQLYLPLPASIPLRTIARALAQDPADRATMASWARHVAMSERSLARLVKGETGLTFGQWRKQWQIIVALQNLAEGQSVQRTAEALGYESVSSFISMFRKTLGTSPARYLRNTTLR; this comes from the coding sequence ATGACCGACATCCACCGCCTGCACGTCGATCAGTTCGAATACGACAACCTTTCGCAACCCGCCGTGGCGCTAATGCTGGAACCCCAGCGCAACGACAGCGAATCGGCGACACACAAACACCGCAAGGGACAACTGGTGATCGCTTATCGCGGGGGCATCGTGTGCACGGTGGAAGATGGCGTGTGGATGGTCCCGTCAGGGTTCGGCGTATGGATTCCCGGCGGCGTCGCGCATAACAACCGTGTCACGGCCAACGGACAGGTGTGTTTCTTGTTCGTCGAACCCGGTGCCGCGTCGCTGCCAGAACGCTGTTGCACGCTGGCCCTATCACCCTTGATCCTTGAGCTCATCCGGCACCTGAGCGGCCAGGGACAGGATTACCCGACCGATTCGCGCCCTGCGCGGTTGGCCAACGTGCTGCTTGAAGAACTTGAATTGGCCCCGACGGAACAGCTTTACCTGCCCTTGCCCGCGTCGATCCCGCTGCGCACGATCGCCCGGGCGCTAGCGCAAGATCCCGCTGACCGCGCCACCATGGCGAGTTGGGCACGGCATGTGGCCATGAGCGAGCGTTCGCTGGCCCGCCTGGTAAAAGGCGAAACCGGCCTTACCTTCGGCCAATGGCGCAAGCAATGGCAGATCATCGTCGCGTTGCAGAACCTGGCCGAGGGTCAGTCAGTGCAGAGAACCGCCGAAGCGCTCGGCTACGAGTCAGTCAGTTCGTTCATCAGCATGTTTCGCAAGACGCTGGGCACTTCGCCGGCACGCTACCTGCGCAATACCACGTTAAGGTAG
- a CDS encoding SIR2 family NAD-dependent protein deacylase, whose translation MEFQAEQLRNARHVVVFSGAGISAESGIPTFRDALTGLWENFDPAALATAQAFRNDPALVWGWYEWRRAKVLGAQPNLAHLAIAELARHVPRVTVVTQNVDDLLERAGCHDVLHLHGSLDLPRCFACARPYALGAEPLDEPQGGRRIEPPRCRRCNGKVRPGVVWFGESLPDDAWRKAVSAAKDCDVLLSIGTSGLVQPAAEIPRIALQHGAQVLHINVQPEPVAGDREFSLAGKAAEVLPRLVEETFPG comes from the coding sequence ATGGAATTCCAGGCTGAACAATTGCGAAACGCACGCCACGTCGTGGTGTTTTCCGGCGCGGGGATCTCCGCTGAAAGTGGCATCCCCACATTCCGCGACGCCTTGACCGGCCTGTGGGAAAACTTCGACCCCGCTGCGCTGGCCACTGCCCAAGCGTTTCGCAATGATCCCGCCCTGGTGTGGGGCTGGTACGAATGGCGACGCGCCAAAGTCCTTGGCGCACAACCCAACCTTGCACACCTGGCGATAGCTGAATTGGCTCGGCACGTGCCCAGGGTCACCGTCGTCACCCAGAACGTTGATGATTTGTTGGAGCGCGCCGGCTGTCATGATGTCTTGCATTTGCACGGAAGCCTGGACTTACCGCGCTGCTTTGCCTGTGCACGACCGTATGCGCTCGGAGCGGAGCCACTCGATGAGCCGCAAGGGGGGCGCCGCATCGAGCCGCCGCGCTGTCGGCGTTGCAACGGGAAGGTGCGACCAGGCGTGGTCTGGTTTGGCGAATCGCTGCCTGATGATGCATGGCGCAAGGCCGTGTCGGCAGCGAAGGACTGTGACGTGCTGCTGTCGATCGGCACGTCCGGTCTGGTGCAACCCGCGGCCGAGATTCCGCGAATTGCCTTGCAACACGGCGCACAGGTGCTGCACATCAATGTGCAGCCTGAGCCTGTAGCAGGTGATCGTGAATTCAGCCTGGCGGGCAAGGCGGCAGAGGTTCTGCCGCGCTTGGTCGAGGAGACCTTCCCAGGGTAG
- a CDS encoding ATP-binding protein, producing MNAPQDLNRLYSDVSDSIASAMADILELNVEHKDGKREVGNMTEKLRAIQVRFDDELDQLKTHAEWDMFTMAFFGETNAGKSTIIESLRILFKEESRQALLEQNAHDLVKYEKALAEHIDRLREGLNAVYEEYAAQITDIRQGIRRLAEILQEEAIARNRIAEAEAQARTTLAEQETQARLKAEQEATTQRLKTEQEMVAQRLKIEHEEATQRLQLAQDQSNAKIRTKLIASACVGLVLGVAAAAVFLKLAGA from the coding sequence ATGAACGCGCCACAAGATCTTAACCGCCTGTATTCCGATGTTTCTGACAGCATCGCCAGCGCGATGGCCGATATCCTGGAGTTGAATGTCGAGCACAAGGATGGCAAGCGCGAAGTCGGCAACATGACCGAGAAGCTTCGCGCGATCCAGGTGCGCTTCGATGACGAACTCGATCAATTGAAAACGCATGCCGAGTGGGACATGTTTACCATGGCGTTTTTCGGCGAAACCAATGCGGGCAAGAGCACGATCATCGAATCCTTGCGCATTCTGTTCAAGGAAGAGTCCCGGCAAGCGTTGCTGGAACAGAATGCTCACGACCTGGTGAAGTACGAAAAAGCACTAGCCGAGCATATCGATCGTCTGCGCGAAGGCTTGAACGCGGTTTACGAAGAATATGCGGCGCAAATCACTGATATCCGCCAGGGCATACGCCGGCTCGCCGAGATTTTGCAAGAAGAGGCCATCGCCAGAAACCGCATCGCTGAAGCCGAAGCCCAGGCGCGAACTACGCTGGCAGAGCAGGAGACCCAGGCCCGATTGAAGGCCGAACAGGAAGCCACTACGCAGCGACTGAAAACCGAGCAAGAAATGGTCGCCCAACGGCTGAAGATCGAACACGAGGAAGCAACGCAACGCCTCCAACTGGCCCAGGACCAATCCAACGCCAAAATCAGAACGAAGCTGATTGCTTCTGCCTGCGTCGGACTCGTTCTAGGGGTCGCCGCAGCGGCAGTTTTCTTGAAACTGGCAGGAGCCTGA